One window of Oscillatoria salina IIICB1 genomic DNA carries:
- a CDS encoding secondary thiamine-phosphate synthase enzyme YjbQ — MVYQEQIELSTDANGDMHDLTDKVNYVVKNSGIKTGIAHIFNIGSTAAIGTIEFEPGLQRDLPEILNKLMPPSRDYGHEQTWHDGNGHSHLQATMLGPELTVPVRNGKLALGTWQQIFHLECDIKPRQRHIVITVYGE; from the coding sequence ATGGTTTATCAGGAACAAATTGAACTTTCAACCGATGCTAACGGTGATATGCACGACTTGACAGATAAAGTAAATTATGTTGTTAAAAATTCGGGAATTAAAACCGGAATTGCTCACATTTTTAATATTGGGAGTACCGCCGCTATTGGTACTATTGAATTTGAACCGGGCTTACAAAGAGATTTACCGGAAATTTTAAATAAATTAATGCCGCCAAGTCGAGATTATGGACACGAACAAACATGGCATGATGGAAATGGACATTCTCATTTACAAGCTACAATGCTCGGTCCAGAATTAACTGTACCCGTAAGGAATGGTAAACTAGCTTTAGGGACTTGGCAGCAAATTTTTCATCTCGAATGTGATATTAAACCTCGTCAGCGTCACATTGTTATTACTGTTTACGGAGAATAA
- a CDS encoding DUF1824 family protein produces the protein MSIEDEVGFTVKEARKILDRFSCTQVKEVESVAEKKQLREALLLISGLSESENLGICADNSQQGFAALSSYLQAMGYQSNFDSAAITPVEKPVYIKYNTQKKAYYLDSYTGEYRGVLVSCQSEDDRVNGVYGHLPLNLFSE, from the coding sequence ATGTCTATTGAAGATGAAGTTGGATTTACTGTTAAGGAAGCAAGAAAAATTTTGGATAGGTTTAGCTGTACTCAGGTTAAAGAGGTTGAGTCAGTAGCTGAAAAAAAGCAGTTGCGTGAAGCTTTGTTGCTGATTTCTGGTTTGTCGGAGTCAGAAAATTTAGGCATTTGTGCGGATAATTCCCAACAGGGTTTTGCTGCTTTGTCTAGTTATTTGCAAGCAATGGGTTATCAATCTAATTTTGATTCTGCGGCAATAACTCCAGTGGAAAAGCCAGTTTATATCAAGTACAATACTCAGAAAAAAGCTTATTATCTTGATTCTTATACGGGGGAATATCGCGGCGTACTTGTTTCTTGTCAGTCGGAAGATGATCGGGTAAATGGAGTCTACGGTCATTTACCTTTAAACTTGTTCAGCGAATAA
- a CDS encoding hydroxysqualene dehydroxylase: MSTEKQIVVIGAGWAGLAATYHLAKQGYQVTLLEAAPYPGGLVAGWKTAGGRSVEGGIHGFWYPYKNIFSLVEELGLNPFTPFTRSSQYSPAGLEVESPLFQEEPRLPTPLGTFLYTRFKRLPLIDRLSALPLLYAVIDFDNSDEAWRRYDKITARELFKQFAVSERLYKDSFEPMLLVGLFAPGEQCSAAAALGMLYYFILAHQPDFDVVWCRGTVGEMIFRPWVQQIEKLGGKVLTNQRVDDILLDETGNAKAVVCGEEIFTADAVISAVSVKGVKKIVAGSSTLKNYRQFLDLQNLGAIDVLATRLWFDRKVFVPLPSNACFGFDSTTGWTFFDLNSLQDEYQDEPGSVIEADFYHANQLLPMTDEQIVAKVHRDLSVCVPEFKQAKVIDSSVIRVSQGVTHFAPGSYQYLLPAKTNIPNLFMSGDWIVTRHGSWSQEKAYVTGLEAANLVIERFGFGEKANIIPVEPDEPHIQAARNVNQTIREWGKNFLPNFWLP, translated from the coding sequence ATGTCTACAGAAAAACAAATAGTTGTCATCGGTGCTGGTTGGGCTGGTTTGGCTGCAACTTATCATTTAGCTAAACAAGGTTATCAGGTTACTTTACTTGAAGCTGCACCTTATCCTGGGGGTTTAGTTGCAGGTTGGAAAACTGCGGGAGGACGTTCGGTAGAAGGTGGTATTCATGGTTTTTGGTATCCCTACAAAAATATCTTTAGTTTAGTGGAAGAATTAGGTTTAAATCCTTTTACTCCTTTTACTCGTTCTTCTCAATATTCTCCCGCAGGATTAGAAGTAGAATCACCTTTATTTCAAGAAGAACCTCGGCTTCCTACTCCTCTCGGAACTTTCCTTTATACTCGCTTCAAACGCTTACCTTTAATTGACCGACTTTCGGCTTTACCTTTGCTTTATGCTGTAATTGATTTTGATAATTCTGACGAAGCTTGGCGACGCTACGATAAAATAACTGCTAGGGAATTATTCAAACAATTTGCTGTTTCCGAACGACTCTACAAAGATAGTTTTGAACCGATGCTTTTAGTTGGTTTATTTGCTCCCGGAGAACAGTGTTCCGCCGCCGCAGCTTTGGGAATGCTTTATTACTTCATTTTGGCTCACCAACCCGATTTTGATGTCGTCTGGTGTCGAGGAACGGTCGGAGAAATGATTTTTCGACCTTGGGTACAGCAAATTGAAAAGCTGGGCGGAAAGGTACTAACTAATCAACGAGTTGATGATATTCTTCTCGATGAAACAGGTAATGCGAAAGCGGTGGTTTGTGGGGAGGAAATTTTTACAGCCGATGCAGTAATTTCGGCAGTTAGTGTTAAGGGAGTGAAAAAAATTGTCGCTGGTAGTTCCACTTTAAAAAATTATCGTCAGTTTCTCGATTTACAAAATTTAGGTGCAATTGATGTCTTAGCAACTCGCTTATGGTTCGACCGCAAAGTGTTTGTTCCGCTTCCTTCTAATGCTTGTTTTGGTTTTGACTCAACCACGGGTTGGACATTTTTTGATTTGAATAGTTTGCAGGATGAATATCAAGATGAACCAGGTAGTGTAATTGAAGCAGATTTTTATCATGCGAATCAATTATTACCGATGACAGATGAGCAAATTGTCGCGAAAGTACATCGTGATTTATCTGTTTGTGTACCGGAGTTTAAGCAAGCAAAAGTAATCGATAGTAGTGTGATTCGCGTATCTCAAGGAGTAACACATTTTGCGCCCGGTAGCTATCAGTATCTCTTACCAGCCAAGACGAATATTCCTAATTTGTTTATGAGTGGCGATTGGATTGTAACTCGTCATGGTTCGTGGTCGCAAGAAAAAGCTTATGTTACTGGTTTGGAAGCAGCAAATTTAGTTATCGAACGCTTTGGTTTTGGGGAAAAAGCTAATATTATTCCTGTGGAACCAGACGAACCTCATATTCAAGCAGCGAGGAATGTTAATCAGACAATTCGAGAGTGGGGGAAAAATTTCTTACCTAATTTTTGGTTGCCCTAG
- a CDS encoding type II toxin-antitoxin system TacA family antitoxin — protein MSTPTNETSITLKLSSEHIERLEKAAAMTGLSLNDYIIHQALSAAIEDIANYDRMVLSDRDRDIFMEALENPPKANEALKAAIKEHQEKYGKW, from the coding sequence ATGTCTACACCAACTAATGAAACTAGCATTACTCTGAAGCTAAGTTCAGAACATATTGAAAGACTTGAAAAAGCGGCTGCTATGACAGGACTTAGTTTGAATGATTACATCATCCATCAAGCTTTAAGTGCAGCAATTGAAGATATTGCTAATTATGACCGGATGGTTCTCTCTGACCGAGATAGAGATATATTTATGGAAGCATTAGAAAACCCTCCAAAAGCAAATGAAGCTTTGAAAGCAGCGATTAAAGAGCATCA